The following proteins are co-located in the Camelina sativa cultivar DH55 chromosome 12, Cs, whole genome shotgun sequence genome:
- the LOC104732635 gene encoding protein TPX2-like codes for MCTGKSSYTKSSPKFGKTCPTSSVLSLGSNGKGMTKVEPLKDRVNDKAKGKAAAAKNVAKAPAKENKKPLEFKLHSGERAVKRAMFNYSVATNYYIMKLQKKQEERLQKMIEEEEIRMLRKEMVPKAQLMPFFDRPFLPQRSSRPLTMPKEPSFGNVNSTCWTCVFNNQHYLYHINHAHA; via the exons ATGTGTACTGGAAAATCATCATACACAAAATCCTCACCCAAG TTTGGGAAAACATGTCCAACTTCTTCTGTACTCTCCCTGGGTTCCAATGGTAAAGGAATG ACCAAAGTGGAACCACTCAAAGACAGAGTGAATGACAAAGCCAAGGGCAAGGCAGCCGCGGCGAAG AATGTTGCAAAGGCACCAGCCAAAGAGAACAAAAAGCCTCTCGAGTTCAAACTTCATTCTGGCGAGAGAGCAGTGAAACGTGCAATGTTCAACTATTCG GTTGCAACCAATTATTATATCATGAAACTgcagaaaaaacaagaagagaggtTGCAAAAg ATgatagaagaggaagagattcGTATGTTGAGGAAAGAAATGGTTCCAAAAGCCCAATTGATGCCTTTCTTCGACCGACCTTTTCTCCCACAGAG ATCGAGCAGACCATTGACGATGCCAAAGGAACCAAGCTTTGGAAACGTAAACAGCACCTGTTGGACTTGTGTTTTCAACAACCAACACTATCTCTACCATATAAATCATGCTCATGCTTAA
- the LOC104732638 gene encoding uncharacterized protein LOC104732638, translated as MADNTSSEASPSQPPLFLEVFCEVSGKEYRFTNGTKAKFAVSVINRKLGSLKPRVVFIEAAREGEEPISFGDDASLVSYGDGWKLKTVVDSDFPGTERYNLPQHFPSVISMGSKDPKYSKPEIGEQSLKYIGRIFFAFVLMFILGGLFTVALENLPRLILLFKSSPM; from the exons ATGGCGGACAATACCTCAtcagaagcttctccttctcaGCCACCGCTC TTTCTGGAGGTTTTTTGTGAAGTTTCTGGTAAGGAATACAGATTCACGAACGGGACAAAGGCGAAATTTGCTGTCTCTGTGATCAATAGGAAACTTGGTTCGTTAAAACCTCGAGTAGTTTTCATCGAAGCAGCAAGGGAAGGTGAAGAGCCCATCAGTTTTGGAGATGATGCTTCTCTTGTCAGTTACGGAGATGGTTGGAAGTTGAAGACAGTGGTTGATTCTGATTTTCCTG GAACTGAGAGATACAATCTACCACAGCACTTTCCTTCTGTAATATCAATG GGTTCCAAAGATCCAAAGTATTCAAAACCAGAAATTGGAGAACAAAGTCTCAAGTACATTGGAAGAATATTTTTTGCatttgttttaatgtttattCTTGGTGGTCTCTTCACAGTGGCTCTTGAGAACCTTCCTAGACTAATATTGCTCTTTAAAAGCTCGCCCATGTAA
- the LOC104732639 gene encoding U-box domain-containing protein 21-like, whose protein sequence is MGFSWRKRLRVANEKKITPVMSWSESETDITIPPEFQCPISIDLMKDPVIISTGITYDRESIETWIGSGNKTCPVTNTVLTTFDQTPNHTIRKMIQSWCVEAGSSSIQRIPTPRVPLMPRDVHEICRKLSSATRRGDYEKCGEFIGKIKKLGDESEKNRKCINDNGAGLVLCECFGKFSGNEELTFMLKEILYLLTWMIPTGSEGITKLASATSFRCVAGLLRSTDDTVRENAAVFMKEILSLDKTWVYAFAVENRVAEALMKLIRDSVSTRSTKSSLIAIYQLVLQKPEIASEFLEIGLVNMTVQMIVDAETNVCENALVVLDAICETEEGREEVRKNELVMPLLVEKIAKVSELATRSSVSVILRLCKMGNAFVVEEAVRLGAFQKVLLVLQVGYGEETKEKATELLKMMNSQMKLLSDCVDSLVEFKYLKKPF, encoded by the coding sequence atgggattTTCATGGAGAAAGAGACTACGTGTAGCTAACGAGAAGAAGATAACTCCGGTAATGAGCTGGTCGGAGTCGGAGACGGATATAACAATACCACCGGAGTTTCAATGCCCAATCTCAATCGATCTAATGAAAGATCCCGTAATAATCTCAACAGGGATAACCTACGACAGAGAAAGCATCGAGACATGGATTGGTTCGGGCAACAAAACATGTCCGGTCACGAACACGGTCTTAACAACGTTCGATCAAACCCCGAACCACACGATTCGTAAGATGATTCAAAGTTGGTGCGTAGAGGCAGGATCGTCGTCGATTCAACGTATCCCTACGCCACGTGTTCCTTTAATGCCACGCGATGTCCATGAGATTTGTAGAAAATTATCGTCTGCGACGCGGCGTGGGGATTACGAGAAGTGTGGGGAGTTTATTGGGAAGATTAAGAAATTAGGGGACGAGAGTGAGAAAAATCGTAAGTGTATTAACGACAATGGCGCCGGATTAGTTCTTTGCGAATGTTTTGGTAAGTTCTCGGGAAATGAAGAATTAACGTTTATGTTAAAAGAGATTTTATAtttgctgacatggatgattCCGACTGGGTCTGAGGGTATTACGAAACTCGCATCCGCAACATCGTTTCGTTGCGTCGCTGGTTTGCTGAGGAGTACAGATGATACCGTACGTGAAAACGCTGCTGTTTTTATGAAAGAGATTCTTTCGCTAGACAAAACGTGGGTTTATGCGTTTGCAGTCGAGAACAGAGTTGCGGAAGCGTTAATGAAGTTGATTCGCGATTCGGTTTCGACTAGGTCGACGAAATCTTCGTTGATAGCGATTTATCAACTGGTGTTGCAAAAGCCTGAAATCGCGTCTGAGTTTCTCGAAATCGGTCTGGTGAATATGACGGTGCAAATGATAGTTGATGCTGAGACTAATGTTTGTGAAAATGCGTTAGTGGTTCTTGATGCGATTTGCGAAACCGAGGAAGGGAGAGAAGAGGTGAGAAAAAACGAGTTGGTGATGCCACTTTTGGTGGAGAAGATTGCGAAGGTTTCTGAATTAGCGACAAGGAGCTCAGTTTCGGTGATTTTGAGGCTGTGTAAAATGGGAAATGcttttgttgttgaagaagcAGTGCGTTTAGGTGCGTTTCAAAAGGTGTTGTTGGTGTTACAAGTTGGGTATGGAGAAGAGACTAAAGAAAAAGCAACAGagttgttgaagatgatgaactcGCAGATGAAATTACTGAGTGACTGTGTTGATTCTTTAGTGGAGTTTAAGTATCTCAAGAAAccattttga